One region of Primulina tabacum isolate GXHZ01 chromosome 17, ASM2559414v2, whole genome shotgun sequence genomic DNA includes:
- the LOC142531652 gene encoding auxin response factor 1-like isoform X3, which translates to MAHLSADYFARGPPPGGSNDALYRELWHACGGPLVTLPQEGERVYYFLEGHMEQLEASTDKGLDQQLHSFNLPSKILCKVMNVSLRAEKETDEVYAQITLIPEQDPNEITSPDPSLPEPQRCSVRSFCKTLTASDTSTHGGFSVLRKHADDCLPPLDMSLQPPSQELVASDLHGNQWNFRHIFRGQPRRHLLTTGWSVFVSAKKLVAGDAFIFLREENGDLRVGVRRLMRQLNNMPSSVISSHSMHLGVLATASHAISTRSRFSVFYKPRTSRSEFIVSLNKYLEARNHKLSVGMRFKMKFEGEEVPERRFSGTIVGVEDNSTSTWPDSEWRSLKVQWDEPSLVLRPDRVSPWDIEPLTAATSPTSQIQQRNKRTRPPVMISSWQDLNPFESFAPVSEKKHANGYRLFGIELLDHSTFGDSSPARIGAAAVADTHAPLDTELKQNSEAEPSSCNLTDLPLVTSEPDRSGLRSSLEPHNKQIRSCTKVHMQGIAVGRAVDLTRLDGYEDLLKKFEEIFEIKGELSGSAKKWLVVYTDNEDDMMMVGDDPWHEFCMMVKKIYIYTAEEAKKLSPKIKLSLNEVKSAKLLSEADIGAEEQSSTVGSGC; encoded by the exons ATGGCACATCTTTCTGCAGATTATTTTGCCAGAGGGCCTCCCCCAG GGGGCTCAAATGATGCTTTGTACAGAGAACTGTGGCATGCCTGCGGTGGGCCCCTTGTTACCCTTCCTCAGGAAGGGGAACGGGTGTATTACTTTCTGGAAGGTCACATGGAACAG CTTGAAGCATCCACCGATAAGGGGTTGGATCAGCAACTTCATTCATTCAACTTACCCAGTAAAATCCTTTGCAAAGTAATGAATGTTTCGCTGCGG GCTGAAAAAGAGACAGATGAGGTATATGCACAGATAACACTGATACCTGAGCAAGAT CCAAATGAGATCACAAGCCCAGATCCTTCTTTACCGGAACCTCAAAGGTGTAGTGTTCGTTCATTTTGCAAGACTCTTACTGCTTCTGATACCAGCACCCATGGTGGGTTTTCTGTTTTACGAAAGCACGCAGATGATTGTTTACCTCCATTG GATATGTCTCTGCAACCACCCTCGCAGGAGTTGGTTGCTTCTGATCTTCATGGTAATCAGTGGAATTTCCGTCACATTTTCCGAG GTCAACCAAGGCGCCACTTACTGACCACCGGATGGAGTGTCTTCGTTAGTGCAAAAAAGTTAGTTGCTGGAGATGCTTTTATCTTTCTAAG AGAAGAAAACGGAGATCTTCGAGTCGGAGTGCGTAGACTCATGAGACAGCTGAATAATATGCCATCTTCTGTTATATCAAGTCATAGTATGCATTTGGGGGTCCTTGCTACTGCATCACATGCCATATCCACTAGGAGCCGTTTTTCGGTTTTTTATAAACCCAG GACCAGTCGATCAGAATTCATTGTAAGTTTAAACAAGTATCTTGAAGCTCGAAATCATAAACTGTCGGTGGGGATGAGGTTTAAGATGAAGTTTGAGGGTGAAGAGGTTCCAGAAAGAAG GTTTAGTGGGACAATTGTCGGTGTTGAGGATAATTCTACGTCTACATGGCCTGATTCAGAATGGAGATCGTTGAAG GTCCAGTGGGATGAACCATCGCTGGTTTTGCGTCCTGATAGAGTTTCACCTTGGGATATAGAACCACTTACTGCAGCAACTTCTCCCACGTCACAGATCCAACAAAGAAATAAACGGACCCGGCCGCCTGTTATGATTTCATCTTGGCAAGATCTTAATCCATTCG AGTCATTCGCACCTGTTAGTGAAAAGAAACATGCTAATGGCTACAGGCTGTTTGGGATTGAATTGCTGGACCATTCAACCTTCGGAGACAGTTCACCAGCAAGAATTGGAGCAGCAGCTGTTGCGGATACTCATGCTCCCCTGGATACTGAATTGAAGCAAAATTCAGAGGCAGAGCCCTCAAGCTGCAACCTGACCGATCTTCCCTTGGTGACTTCTGAACCTGACAGGTCAGGCTTGAGATCTTCCCTTGAGCCACACAACAAGCAAATCAGAAGCTGCACCAAG GTTCACATGCAAGGCATTGCAGTTGGAAGGGCTGTAGATTTGACCAGGCTTGATGGCTACGAGGATTTACTTAAGAAATTTGAAGAGATTTTTGAAATCAAAGGGGAACTTTCTGGTTCAGCAAAGAAATGGCTGGTTGTCTACACAGATAATGAGGATGACATGATGATGGTTGGAGATGATCCTTGGCA
- the LOC142531652 gene encoding auxin response factor 1-like isoform X1 has product MAHLSADYFARGPPPGGSNDALYRELWHACGGPLVTLPQEGERVYYFLEGHMEQLEASTDKGLDQQLHSFNLPSKILCKVMNVSLRAEKETDEVYAQITLIPEQDPNEITSPDPSLPEPQRCSVRSFCKTLTASDTSTHGGFSVLRKHADDCLPPLDMSLQPPSQELVASDLHGNQWNFRHIFRGQPRRHLLTTGWSVFVSAKKLVAGDAFIFLREENGDLRVGVRRLMRQLNNMPSSVISSHSMHLGVLATASHAISTRSRFSVFYKPRTSRSEFIVSLNKYLEARNHKLSVGMRFKMKFEGEEVPERRFSGTIVGVEDNSTSTWPDSEWRSLKVQWDEPSLVLRPDRVSPWDIEPLTAATSPTSQIQQRNKRTRPPVMISSWQDLNPFGTWNSPSDSPSALSYHDPEPGPDIHQSTKFSPGSLLKSSKYNRILLPVSSNSITYQPNFDTPAESFAPVSEKKHANGYRLFGIELLDHSTFGDSSPARIGAAAVADTHAPLDTELKQNSEAEPSSCNLTDLPLVTSEPDRSGLRSSLEPHNKQIRSCTKVHMQGIAVGRAVDLTRLDGYEDLLKKFEEIFEIKGELSGSAKKWLVVYTDNEDDMMMVGDDPWHEFCMMVKKIYIYTAEEAKKLSPKIKLSLNEVKSAKLLSEADIGAEEQSSTVGSGC; this is encoded by the exons ATGGCACATCTTTCTGCAGATTATTTTGCCAGAGGGCCTCCCCCAG GGGGCTCAAATGATGCTTTGTACAGAGAACTGTGGCATGCCTGCGGTGGGCCCCTTGTTACCCTTCCTCAGGAAGGGGAACGGGTGTATTACTTTCTGGAAGGTCACATGGAACAG CTTGAAGCATCCACCGATAAGGGGTTGGATCAGCAACTTCATTCATTCAACTTACCCAGTAAAATCCTTTGCAAAGTAATGAATGTTTCGCTGCGG GCTGAAAAAGAGACAGATGAGGTATATGCACAGATAACACTGATACCTGAGCAAGAT CCAAATGAGATCACAAGCCCAGATCCTTCTTTACCGGAACCTCAAAGGTGTAGTGTTCGTTCATTTTGCAAGACTCTTACTGCTTCTGATACCAGCACCCATGGTGGGTTTTCTGTTTTACGAAAGCACGCAGATGATTGTTTACCTCCATTG GATATGTCTCTGCAACCACCCTCGCAGGAGTTGGTTGCTTCTGATCTTCATGGTAATCAGTGGAATTTCCGTCACATTTTCCGAG GTCAACCAAGGCGCCACTTACTGACCACCGGATGGAGTGTCTTCGTTAGTGCAAAAAAGTTAGTTGCTGGAGATGCTTTTATCTTTCTAAG AGAAGAAAACGGAGATCTTCGAGTCGGAGTGCGTAGACTCATGAGACAGCTGAATAATATGCCATCTTCTGTTATATCAAGTCATAGTATGCATTTGGGGGTCCTTGCTACTGCATCACATGCCATATCCACTAGGAGCCGTTTTTCGGTTTTTTATAAACCCAG GACCAGTCGATCAGAATTCATTGTAAGTTTAAACAAGTATCTTGAAGCTCGAAATCATAAACTGTCGGTGGGGATGAGGTTTAAGATGAAGTTTGAGGGTGAAGAGGTTCCAGAAAGAAG GTTTAGTGGGACAATTGTCGGTGTTGAGGATAATTCTACGTCTACATGGCCTGATTCAGAATGGAGATCGTTGAAG GTCCAGTGGGATGAACCATCGCTGGTTTTGCGTCCTGATAGAGTTTCACCTTGGGATATAGAACCACTTACTGCAGCAACTTCTCCCACGTCACAGATCCAACAAAGAAATAAACGGACCCGGCCGCCTGTTATGATTTCATCTTGGCAAGATCTTAATCCATTCG GTACGTGGAATTCACCTTCTGACTCCCCTTCAGCAttgtcttaccatgatccgGAACCTGGACCAGATATTCATCAATCTACTAAATTTAGTCCTGGCAGCCTACTCAAGTCGTCAAAGTACAATAGAATTTTGCTGCCAGTTTCGAGCAATTCAATAACATACCAGCCGAATTTTGATACCCCTGCAGAGTCATTCGCACCTGTTAGTGAAAAGAAACATGCTAATGGCTACAGGCTGTTTGGGATTGAATTGCTGGACCATTCAACCTTCGGAGACAGTTCACCAGCAAGAATTGGAGCAGCAGCTGTTGCGGATACTCATGCTCCCCTGGATACTGAATTGAAGCAAAATTCAGAGGCAGAGCCCTCAAGCTGCAACCTGACCGATCTTCCCTTGGTGACTTCTGAACCTGACAGGTCAGGCTTGAGATCTTCCCTTGAGCCACACAACAAGCAAATCAGAAGCTGCACCAAG GTTCACATGCAAGGCATTGCAGTTGGAAGGGCTGTAGATTTGACCAGGCTTGATGGCTACGAGGATTTACTTAAGAAATTTGAAGAGATTTTTGAAATCAAAGGGGAACTTTCTGGTTCAGCAAAGAAATGGCTGGTTGTCTACACAGATAATGAGGATGACATGATGATGGTTGGAGATGATCCTTGGCA
- the LOC142531652 gene encoding auxin response factor 1-like isoform X2, with protein MAHLSADYFARGPPPGGSNDALYRELWHACGGPLVTLPQEGERVYYFLEGHMEQLEASTDKGLDQQLHSFNLPSKILCKVMNVSLRAEKETDEVYAQITLIPEQDPNEITSPDPSLPEPQRCSVRSFCKTLTASDTSTHGGFSVLRKHADDCLPPLDMSLQPPSQELVASDLHGNQWNFRHIFRGQPRRHLLTTGWSVFVSAKKLVAGDAFIFLREENGDLRVGVRRLMRQLNNMPSSVISSHSMHLGVLATASHAISTRSRFSVFYKPRTSRSEFIVSLNKYLEARNHKLSVGMRFKMKFEGEEVPERRFSGTIVGVEDNSTSTWPDSEWRSLKVQWDEPSLVLRPDRVSPWDIEPLTAATSPTSQIQQRNKRTRPPVMISSWQDLNPFALSYHDPEPGPDIHQSTKFSPGSLLKSSKYNRILLPVSSNSITYQPNFDTPAESFAPVSEKKHANGYRLFGIELLDHSTFGDSSPARIGAAAVADTHAPLDTELKQNSEAEPSSCNLTDLPLVTSEPDRSGLRSSLEPHNKQIRSCTKVHMQGIAVGRAVDLTRLDGYEDLLKKFEEIFEIKGELSGSAKKWLVVYTDNEDDMMMVGDDPWHEFCMMVKKIYIYTAEEAKKLSPKIKLSLNEVKSAKLLSEADIGAEEQSSTVGSGC; from the exons ATGGCACATCTTTCTGCAGATTATTTTGCCAGAGGGCCTCCCCCAG GGGGCTCAAATGATGCTTTGTACAGAGAACTGTGGCATGCCTGCGGTGGGCCCCTTGTTACCCTTCCTCAGGAAGGGGAACGGGTGTATTACTTTCTGGAAGGTCACATGGAACAG CTTGAAGCATCCACCGATAAGGGGTTGGATCAGCAACTTCATTCATTCAACTTACCCAGTAAAATCCTTTGCAAAGTAATGAATGTTTCGCTGCGG GCTGAAAAAGAGACAGATGAGGTATATGCACAGATAACACTGATACCTGAGCAAGAT CCAAATGAGATCACAAGCCCAGATCCTTCTTTACCGGAACCTCAAAGGTGTAGTGTTCGTTCATTTTGCAAGACTCTTACTGCTTCTGATACCAGCACCCATGGTGGGTTTTCTGTTTTACGAAAGCACGCAGATGATTGTTTACCTCCATTG GATATGTCTCTGCAACCACCCTCGCAGGAGTTGGTTGCTTCTGATCTTCATGGTAATCAGTGGAATTTCCGTCACATTTTCCGAG GTCAACCAAGGCGCCACTTACTGACCACCGGATGGAGTGTCTTCGTTAGTGCAAAAAAGTTAGTTGCTGGAGATGCTTTTATCTTTCTAAG AGAAGAAAACGGAGATCTTCGAGTCGGAGTGCGTAGACTCATGAGACAGCTGAATAATATGCCATCTTCTGTTATATCAAGTCATAGTATGCATTTGGGGGTCCTTGCTACTGCATCACATGCCATATCCACTAGGAGCCGTTTTTCGGTTTTTTATAAACCCAG GACCAGTCGATCAGAATTCATTGTAAGTTTAAACAAGTATCTTGAAGCTCGAAATCATAAACTGTCGGTGGGGATGAGGTTTAAGATGAAGTTTGAGGGTGAAGAGGTTCCAGAAAGAAG GTTTAGTGGGACAATTGTCGGTGTTGAGGATAATTCTACGTCTACATGGCCTGATTCAGAATGGAGATCGTTGAAG GTCCAGTGGGATGAACCATCGCTGGTTTTGCGTCCTGATAGAGTTTCACCTTGGGATATAGAACCACTTACTGCAGCAACTTCTCCCACGTCACAGATCCAACAAAGAAATAAACGGACCCGGCCGCCTGTTATGATTTCATCTTGGCAAGATCTTAATCCATTCG CAttgtcttaccatgatccgGAACCTGGACCAGATATTCATCAATCTACTAAATTTAGTCCTGGCAGCCTACTCAAGTCGTCAAAGTACAATAGAATTTTGCTGCCAGTTTCGAGCAATTCAATAACATACCAGCCGAATTTTGATACCCCTGCAGAGTCATTCGCACCTGTTAGTGAAAAGAAACATGCTAATGGCTACAGGCTGTTTGGGATTGAATTGCTGGACCATTCAACCTTCGGAGACAGTTCACCAGCAAGAATTGGAGCAGCAGCTGTTGCGGATACTCATGCTCCCCTGGATACTGAATTGAAGCAAAATTCAGAGGCAGAGCCCTCAAGCTGCAACCTGACCGATCTTCCCTTGGTGACTTCTGAACCTGACAGGTCAGGCTTGAGATCTTCCCTTGAGCCACACAACAAGCAAATCAGAAGCTGCACCAAG GTTCACATGCAAGGCATTGCAGTTGGAAGGGCTGTAGATTTGACCAGGCTTGATGGCTACGAGGATTTACTTAAGAAATTTGAAGAGATTTTTGAAATCAAAGGGGAACTTTCTGGTTCAGCAAAGAAATGGCTGGTTGTCTACACAGATAATGAGGATGACATGATGATGGTTGGAGATGATCCTTGGCA
- the LOC142531183 gene encoding protein NRT1/ PTR FAMILY 4.3-like, whose protein sequence is MFHTLQCVCAVCGAMENTIKLQELKGDQRICEGNGTVDWRERPSNPNKHGEMKAAAFVLGLQGFEIMGIAAVGNNLITYVINEMQFSLSKSANTVTNFVGTVFILALVGGYLSDSHLGCFWTMLIFGFVELSGFILLSVQAHISQLKPPQCNMLTDAENCVEASGFKSLIFFVALYLVALGSGCVKPNMIAHGADQFNIQDNPNQSKKLSKYFNAAYFAFSVGELIALTILVYVQTHSGMDIGFGVSAAAMAMGLLSLICGTLFYRNKPPQGSILTPIAQVIVAATLKRKQMCPSNPMMLHGNHSKELTNGDIPISENNIGNLHLTQRFRFLNKACIKIQDSNNNKKESSWRLCTVNQVEQVKILISVIPIFACTIVFNTILAQLQTFSVQQGSKMNTQITKSFHIPPASLQAIPYIMLIFIVPLYDTFFVPFALKITGHESGITPLQRIGFGLFFATFSMVSAALMENKRRDSDRTISIFWITPQFLIFGISEMFTAVGLVEFFYKQAVKGMQTFLTAITYCSYSFGFYLSSILVSLVNKVTSHGSSGAGWLSDNDLNKDRLDLFYWLLAGLSFINFFHYLFLERWYSKNQSASGVLFLPQEINGSNKPKNIGEDDNVCPLNNVV, encoded by the exons atgtttcacACTCTTCAGTGTGTGTGTGCTGTGTGTGGAGCAATGGAGAACACGATAAAGTTGCAGGAGTTGAAGGGAGATCAAAGGATTTGTGAAGGGAATGGCACCGTTGATTGGAGAGAAAGGCCTTCGAACCCTAATAAGCATGGTGAAATGAAAGCTGCTGCCTTTGTTCTag GGCTTCAAGGATTTGAGATAATGGGAATAGCAGCAGTTGGGAACAACCTGATAACATATGTGATAAACGAGATGCAATTTTCACTGTCGAAATCGGCGAACACTGTCACCAATTTCGTAGGAACAGTCTTCATTCTAGCACTTGTCGGAGGCTATCTTTCTGATTCACATCTTGGTTGCTTCTGGACTATGCTCATCTTTGGCTTTGTTGAACTTTCg GGTTTTATATTACTATCAGTGCAAGCCCATATTTCCCAACTTAAACCACCACAATGCAACATGTTAACCGATGCTGAAAACTGCGTAGAAGCCAGCGGGTTCAAATCCCTTATATTCTTTGTGGCACTTTATTTGGTGGCATTAGGGAGTGGATGTGTGAAGCCTAACATGATAGCACATGGTGCTGACCAATTCAATATTCAAGATAATCCAAACCAATCCAAGAAGTTATCCAAATACTTCAATGCTGCTTATTTTGCATTCTCTGTGGGTGAACTTATAGCCTTAACTATCCTGGTTTATGTCCAAACACACTCCGGGATGGATATCGGATTCGGGGTCTCAGCTGCAGCCATGGCCATGGGATTGCTTAGCTTGATTTGTGGAACACTTTTTTATAGGAACAAGCCTCCTCAGGGCAGCATCTTGACTCCTATTGCCCAG GTGATTGTGGCTGCAACTTTAAAGAGAAAGCAAATGTGCCCCTCTAATCCTATGATGCTTCATGGAAACCACTCAAAGGAATTAACAAATGGCGACATCCCCATTTCTGAGAATAATATTGGCAATTTGCATCTCACTCAAAGATTCAG ATTCTTGAACAAGGCCTGCATAAAAATTCAAGATTCAAACAACAACAAGAAAGAAAGTTCATGGAGACTTTGTACCGTAAACCAAGTAGAACAAGTCAAAATACTAATCTCAGTTATTCCAATATTTGCATGCACAATTGTTTTCAACACCATCTTAGCACAATTACAAACCTTTTCGGTCCAACAAGGAAGCAAAATGAACACTCAAATCACAAAATCTTTCCACATCCCTCCAGCTTCCCTCCAAGCCATTCCTTACATCATGTTAATCTTCATTGTCCCTCTCTACGACACGTTCTTCGTCCCTTTTGCTCTTAAAATCACCGGTCACGAATCCGGGATCACCCCTTTGCAAAGAATAGGATTCGGCCTATTTTTCGCCACTTTTTCGATGGTCTCAGCTGCCCTTATGGAGAACAAGAGAAGGGATTCAGATAGAACGATATCTATATTTTGGATTACGCCTCAGTTCCTGATATTCGGGATATCCGAAATGTTTACCGCCGTGGGGCTGGTTGAATTCTTCTACAAACAGGCAGTGAAAGGGATGCAAACTTTCTTGACAGCTATAACTTATTGCTCATATTCATTTGGATTTTATTTGAGTTCAATATTGGTTTCACTTGTGAATAAGGTGACTTCACATGGTTCTTCTGGTGCGGGATGGCTAAGTGATAATGATCTGAATAAAGACAGATTGGACTTGTTCTATTGGTTGCTTGCTGGTCTAAGTTTCATCAACTTTTTCCACTATCTATTTTTGGAAAGATGGTATTCTAAAAATCAGTCTGCATCTGGAGTATTATTCTTGCCACAAGAGATTAATGGTTCCAATAAACCAAAAAACATTGGTGAAGATGACAATGTATGTCCCTTAAATAATGTTGTATGA